The following proteins are co-located in the Rippkaea orientalis PCC 8801 genome:
- a CDS encoding phycobilisome protein, with the protein MFKELGRLNLDLNDRYATDDELQFLEDYLNSAEKRISVYEKIRDNEQSILEEVEAKMHELNKNNVLFRMGEHEIQICSRDRKNAVRYASAAMLIDDLDRLRDGLLIWVQTIVRAIGYKHFVKTHYPVIQEVIQKYLTPEEAALIMPALQLDHTILSA; encoded by the coding sequence ATGTTCAAAGAATTAGGCCGTTTAAATTTAGATCTCAATGACCGTTATGCGACGGATGATGAATTACAATTCCTTGAAGATTACCTAAATTCAGCCGAAAAACGCATCAGTGTTTATGAAAAAATTCGAGATAATGAGCAAAGTATTCTCGAAGAAGTTGAAGCAAAAATGCACGAACTTAATAAAAATAACGTCTTATTTAGAATGGGAGAACATGAAATACAAATTTGCAGTCGAGATCGTAAAAATGCAGTACGTTATGCAAGTGCTGCTATGTTAATTGATGATTTAGACCGCTTGAGAGATGGGTTATTAATTTGGGTTCAAACAATTGTCCGTGCTATTGGCTATAAACATTTTGTTAAAACCCATTATCCCGTGATTCAAGAAGTTATCCAAAAATATCTTACCCCAGAAGAAGCTGCTTTAATTATGCCAGCTTTACAGTTGGATCACACCATTTTAAGTGCCTGA
- a CDS encoding 2Fe-2S iron-sulfur cluster-binding protein produces the protein MAKIVKLDPINQEVSVQTNDNLLCALLANELNVLEECGGRGMCSTCHVYITAGMDSLSPVNRREMRTLEVITTANKFSRLACQARVLKEGVVVEVPSGMYVSQIDNIEDLIGRRAEENILHPLTGTVLVEAGKLVTRSMITKLKDTKVEVSEYMSKTQDI, from the coding sequence GTGGCTAAAATTGTCAAACTTGACCCCATTAATCAAGAGGTATCTGTTCAGACTAATGACAATCTTCTCTGTGCTTTATTAGCCAATGAATTGAATGTCTTAGAAGAATGTGGGGGGAGAGGAATGTGTTCTACTTGCCATGTTTATATTACAGCAGGAATGGACAGTTTATCTCCTGTTAATCGCAGAGAAATGCGGACTTTAGAAGTAATTACTACCGCAAATAAATTCTCTCGACTTGCTTGTCAAGCACGAGTGCTAAAAGAAGGAGTTGTGGTAGAAGTTCCTTCAGGGATGTATGTCAGTCAAATTGACAATATTGAAGATTTAATTGGCCGCAGAGCCGAAGAAAACATCTTACACCCTTTAACTGGTACGGTGTTAGTAGAAGCGGGTAAATTAGTCACTCGTTCTATGATTACTAAACTCAAAGATACCAAAGTTGAGGTATCAGAATATATGTCCAAAACTCAGGATATATAA
- a CDS encoding chlororespiratory reduction protein 7: protein MPDSIMYQEDAFVVLEPNQIEQILTPQELLEKLKGILSTRQDELPKELQKLTSVNDQAVYLRDNFCELDVGSDAYLQWYVIRLDK, encoded by the coding sequence ATGCCAGACTCAATTATGTATCAAGAGGACGCTTTTGTTGTCCTCGAACCTAACCAAATTGAACAGATTTTAACCCCCCAAGAATTACTAGAAAAACTCAAAGGGATTTTATCAACTCGTCAAGATGAGTTACCCAAGGAATTACAGAAATTGACCTCTGTTAATGACCAAGCAGTGTATTTAAGAGACAATTTCTGTGAATTAGATGTAGGTTCTGATGCTTATTTGCAATGGTACGTTATTCGCTTAGACAAATAA
- a CDS encoding cation:proton antiporter encodes MLDLLFVLAAAALGGLLASLLRQPIILGYLLAGIIIGPFELGFIQDYHQVETVAELGVTFLLFTIGVEFSFEELEKVKKISLGGGGLQLLLTISLTVVVSLSMGWVTSIPQGIFLGEIISLSSTAVVLKALMEQNETGTAHGQVMLGILIVQDLALGLMLAVLPALNQPVEAIGIAIGIALLKLILFALGAIAVGKWVIPSLLQLLAQTESKELFLLGVVTLCLSIALFTGEIGLSTEMGAFVAGLMISEVEYADQTLDSVESLRDICVASFFTAIGILIDPVFLWNNLPLILGLVVFVVVAKFLIITPLVVLFRYPIKTALVAGLGLAQIGEFSFVLSEKGEEFGLVSEQVYMLILGTTAITLIVTPFVLRLLPTFLNRGESLPWLKSWLAKADIPIELAENLPFQDHVIVCGYGRVGSNIVKLLRDRQYGVLVIEQLEQQIAKLRKEKIPYIYGNAASVHVLEKANISQAKGMAIALPDAMSSRLCLKRSLKLNPELDLVVRANHNEDIELLYQLGAKEVVQPEFEASLELVTHLCVGLGLPLFEVQEDIRQIRDSHYLTLRPERSQEAVSRELMEVTKTMHRKWYSLPLNSPLVGKSLEEVKPRRLTGAILVTVKRSNGDKIDYPDGQTTFVEGDELLLVGDGDELRQFDDLAQGKMEIGVS; translated from the coding sequence ATGCTCGATTTACTATTCGTCTTGGCAGCAGCAGCCTTGGGGGGTTTACTGGCTTCCTTATTACGACAACCGATTATTTTAGGGTATTTACTCGCAGGAATTATTATTGGTCCGTTCGAGTTGGGTTTCATTCAAGATTATCATCAGGTAGAAACCGTAGCCGAATTGGGAGTTACCTTTTTGCTATTTACCATCGGGGTAGAATTTTCCTTTGAGGAATTGGAAAAAGTCAAGAAAATTAGTTTAGGCGGCGGCGGACTGCAACTCTTGCTGACGATTTCTCTCACCGTTGTGGTTTCTCTGTCTATGGGATGGGTTACGTCCATACCCCAAGGCATCTTTTTAGGAGAAATTATTTCCCTGTCTTCTACGGCGGTTGTCCTCAAAGCTTTGATGGAACAAAATGAAACAGGCACAGCTCACGGACAGGTCATGTTAGGCATCCTGATTGTGCAAGATTTAGCCCTAGGATTAATGTTAGCTGTATTGCCCGCCTTGAATCAACCCGTTGAAGCCATTGGGATAGCCATCGGTATTGCTTTACTTAAACTGATTCTATTTGCGTTAGGGGCGATCGCAGTGGGAAAATGGGTAATTCCTTCTCTATTGCAATTGCTGGCTCAAACAGAAAGCAAAGAACTGTTTTTGTTAGGAGTTGTCACCCTTTGTCTGAGTATTGCTCTGTTTACTGGTGAAATTGGACTCTCAACGGAGATGGGAGCCTTCGTGGCGGGGTTAATGATTTCTGAGGTCGAATATGCGGATCAAACCCTTGATTCGGTGGAGTCCTTGCGAGATATCTGTGTCGCTTCCTTTTTTACGGCTATTGGGATATTAATTGATCCGGTTTTCCTCTGGAATAATTTACCTTTAATCTTGGGGTTAGTCGTTTTTGTTGTGGTCGCTAAATTCCTGATTATCACCCCTTTAGTCGTCCTATTTCGCTATCCCATTAAAACGGCTTTGGTTGCTGGGTTGGGACTAGCACAAATCGGAGAATTTTCTTTTGTTTTATCAGAAAAAGGTGAGGAGTTTGGCTTAGTCAGTGAACAAGTTTATATGCTGATTTTAGGAACGACGGCGATTACTTTAATTGTTACTCCTTTTGTGCTACGGTTGTTACCGACTTTTTTAAACCGAGGGGAGTCTTTACCCTGGTTAAAGTCTTGGTTAGCCAAAGCCGATATACCGATAGAACTAGCCGAAAATTTACCGTTTCAGGATCATGTGATCGTTTGTGGTTATGGACGAGTGGGGAGTAATATCGTTAAGCTATTACGCGATCGCCAGTATGGGGTATTGGTGATTGAGCAGTTGGAACAACAGATTGCCAAGCTCAGAAAGGAAAAGATTCCCTATATTTATGGTAATGCCGCCAGTGTTCATGTGCTCGAAAAAGCCAATATTAGTCAAGCTAAGGGAATGGCGATCGCTTTACCCGATGCTATGAGTAGTCGTCTTTGTCTCAAACGCTCCCTGAAACTCAATCCAGAGCTTGATCTAGTTGTGCGAGCTAATCACAATGAAGATATTGAATTGCTTTATCAATTGGGAGCTAAGGAAGTCGTGCAACCAGAGTTTGAGGCGAGTTTAGAACTGGTGACTCACCTTTGTGTTGGACTTGGACTCCCCTTGTTTGAGGTTCAAGAAGATATCCGACAAATCCGTGATTCTCATTATCTGACTTTACGGCCAGAACGTTCTCAAGAGGCGGTTTCTAGAGAACTGATGGAAGTGACTAAGACGATGCACAGAAAATGGTATTCTTTGCCCCTTAATTCGCCTCTTGTCGGCAAATCCCTCGAAGAAGTTAAGCCTCGTCGTCTTACAGGTGCGATTTTAGTAACAGTGAAGCGGTCTAATGGGGACAAGATCGATTATCCTGATGGTCAAACGACTTTTGTCGAAGGAGATGAACTGTTACTGGTGGGAGATGGAGATGAATTAAGGCAATTTGATGACTTAGCACAGGGAAAAATGGAGATCGGAGTTTCTTAA
- a CDS encoding cysteine desulfurase family protein: protein MLHRPIYLDCHSTTPMDERVLEAMLPYFTEQFGNPSSITHLYGWEAEAAVKKSREILANAIDCSPEEIVFTSGATEANNLAIKGVAEAYFNQGQHIITLETEHRAVLDPCHYLEGLGFEVTLLPVQKDGLINPDELEKAIRPETILVSIMAANNEIGVLQPLKEIGEICHKHQVLFHSDAAQAIGKIPLNVQEMKIDLMSLTAHKVYGPKGIGALYVRRRDPRVRLAAQLHGGGQERGMRSGTLYTPQIVGFAKAVELGIGEMESEGKRQKELRDRLWEQFSQLEGIHLNGHPTQRLSGNLNVSIEKVDGSALLLGLQSVVAVSSGSACSSTETKPSHVLKALGHNDDLAYASLRFGLGRFTTTQEIEQVAQATLATIRSLRQAIVSL from the coding sequence ATGTTACATCGTCCAATTTATTTAGATTGTCATTCAACAACCCCAATGGATGAGAGAGTATTAGAAGCGATGCTCCCTTACTTTACTGAACAGTTTGGCAACCCTTCTAGTATTACCCATCTTTACGGATGGGAAGCAGAAGCGGCTGTTAAAAAGTCCAGAGAAATCTTAGCTAATGCCATTGATTGTAGCCCAGAAGAAATTGTTTTTACCAGTGGAGCAACCGAAGCCAATAATTTAGCTATTAAAGGAGTTGCTGAAGCCTATTTTAATCAAGGACAACATATTATTACCCTTGAAACCGAACATCGAGCGGTATTAGATCCCTGCCATTATTTAGAAGGATTAGGATTTGAAGTAACCTTATTACCCGTTCAAAAAGATGGATTAATTAATCCAGACGAGTTAGAAAAAGCCATCCGTCCTGAAACCATTTTAGTCTCGATTATGGCAGCTAATAATGAAATTGGAGTTCTACAACCCCTCAAAGAAATTGGAGAAATTTGTCATAAACATCAAGTTTTATTTCATAGCGATGCAGCGCAAGCCATTGGGAAAATTCCCCTAAACGTTCAAGAGATGAAAATTGACTTAATGTCTCTGACGGCTCATAAAGTTTATGGACCCAAAGGGATTGGAGCCTTATATGTTCGTCGTCGAGATCCTAGAGTGCGTTTAGCTGCTCAATTACACGGAGGAGGACAAGAAAGGGGAATGCGATCGGGAACCCTCTATACCCCGCAAATTGTCGGGTTTGCGAAAGCAGTAGAATTAGGAATAGGGGAAATGGAGTCCGAAGGAAAACGACAAAAGGAACTGCGCGATCGCCTGTGGGAACAATTCAGTCAACTAGAAGGCATTCATCTCAATGGGCATCCAACGCAACGATTATCAGGCAATCTTAATGTTAGTATAGAAAAAGTAGATGGTTCGGCCTTATTATTAGGATTACAATCAGTAGTAGCGGTTTCTTCTGGTTCAGCCTGTTCGTCTACGGAAACCAAACCCTCCCATGTGCTCAAAGCCCTAGGTCACAACGACGACCTTGCTTACGCATCTCTACGCTTTGGTTTAGGACGCTTTACCACAACTCAGGAGATTGAACAAGTTGCCCAAGCAACCTTAGCAACGATTCGATCTTTGCGTCAAGCTATCGTGTCTCTTTGA
- a CDS encoding V4R domain-containing protein, translated as MVFASINAKIDSNNTVNKAEHRLKKKFPKRHHHYSFEDFFCFHSETGSIIDWNDSRNILASEDFIIGLIEGLEEEVGSAAAVVMYNIGKEWGKRDSDFFQKWFFAEYEYEKSLKELNLAYVLEAWWWPFVSQGWGNWEVDMNSQKNGFMFVNIFDSAVARTLGDVGKPVCHIYAGLLAGFFTNLVKKELNCIEIQCYSMGETYCKFLIGKQDRIDAATFWLNEGAQAKDIEKRLYQGEYLK; from the coding sequence ATGGTTTTCGCCTCAATTAATGCCAAAATAGACAGTAACAATACCGTCAATAAAGCGGAACATCGTTTAAAGAAAAAGTTTCCTAAAAGACACCATCATTATAGTTTTGAAGACTTTTTCTGTTTTCACTCTGAAACGGGAAGTATTATTGATTGGAATGACTCTCGAAATATTCTCGCTAGTGAAGACTTTATTATTGGACTCATTGAAGGATTAGAAGAAGAAGTCGGAAGTGCTGCGGCCGTTGTAATGTACAACATCGGGAAAGAATGGGGAAAACGAGATTCCGACTTTTTTCAAAAGTGGTTTTTTGCGGAATATGAATACGAAAAATCTCTAAAAGAACTGAACCTTGCTTACGTTTTAGAAGCTTGGTGGTGGCCTTTCGTTTCTCAAGGTTGGGGTAACTGGGAAGTAGATATGAATTCCCAGAAAAATGGCTTCATGTTTGTTAACATTTTTGACTCAGCCGTTGCTCGAACTCTAGGAGATGTTGGTAAACCAGTTTGTCATATTTACGCCGGTTTATTAGCAGGATTTTTTACTAATTTAGTCAAAAAAGAATTAAACTGCATTGAAATACAATGTTATTCAATGGGAGAAACTTATTGTAAATTTCTCATCGGTAAACAAGACCGTATTGATGCAGCAACTTTTTGGCTCAATGAAGGTGCTCAAGCTAAAGATATCGAAAAGCGATTGTATCAAGGAGAGTATCTTAAGTGA
- a CDS encoding V4R domain-containing protein, translating into MIDVASLVKNNPIKGNYFSPDSYVQGDFEFGLIENRSGSRLLALPETLLQALYASLDDEIGPALGIALFSCGRWWGKSFYRRFAEEVGNYYGQPLSQMEMIEFLQCLKECWKTHGWGILDVDLKYYQQGFMVIKIVNSAFAQFAPQGKRPMCFLEAGVLSSFFSQITGQDLHCIQTSCESLGSDSNQFVIGIAERIKPTEAWLEEGHDHATIMELLCRNQSQVS; encoded by the coding sequence ATGATTGATGTCGCTAGTTTAGTTAAAAATAATCCGATTAAAGGAAATTATTTTTCCCCGGATTCTTATGTCCAAGGAGACTTTGAATTTGGACTCATTGAAAACCGCAGTGGTTCTCGGTTATTAGCCTTACCAGAAACGCTTTTACAGGCACTTTATGCCAGTTTAGACGATGAAATTGGACCCGCATTAGGCATTGCTTTATTTAGCTGTGGTCGCTGGTGGGGAAAAAGTTTTTATCGACGATTTGCCGAAGAAGTTGGAAACTATTACGGTCAACCTTTATCACAAATGGAGATGATTGAATTTCTACAGTGCTTAAAGGAATGCTGGAAAACTCATGGATGGGGAATCCTTGATGTAGATTTAAAGTATTACCAGCAAGGATTCATGGTGATCAAAATTGTTAACTCAGCCTTTGCACAATTTGCTCCCCAAGGTAAGCGTCCAATGTGTTTCTTAGAAGCAGGAGTTTTAAGCTCATTTTTTAGTCAAATAACCGGACAAGATTTACACTGCATCCAAACTTCTTGTGAATCTTTAGGGTCTGACTCTAACCAGTTTGTTATTGGTATTGCGGAGCGTATTAAACCCACTGAAGCTTGGCTAGAAGAAGGACATGATCATGCTACCATTATGGAGCTTTTATGTCGCAATCAATCCCAAGTTAGTTAA
- a CDS encoding RNA recognition motif domain-containing protein, giving the protein MSIYVGNLAYEITEEDLTQVFAEYGTVKRVHLPVDRETQKMRGFGFVEMASDDQEDAAIAQLDGAEWMGRQLKVNKARPRENNNKGSFGGGGRKNYRS; this is encoded by the coding sequence ATGTCAATCTATGTTGGCAATCTCGCCTATGAGATTACCGAAGAAGACCTAACCCAGGTCTTTGCTGAGTATGGAACCGTCAAACGAGTTCACCTTCCCGTTGACCGAGAAACCCAGAAAATGCGAGGATTTGGCTTCGTTGAAATGGCGAGTGACGACCAAGAAGACGCTGCGATCGCTCAGCTTGATGGGGCCGAATGGATGGGTCGCCAGCTTAAGGTGAACAAAGCTAGACCCCGTGAAAATAACAACAAGGGCTCCTTTGGTGGAGGAGGACGCAAGAACTATCGCTCGTAA
- a CDS encoding restriction endonuclease: MSTIQATFSDKININYSFFYQMSIPDFQSILLPLLKYSGDKQEHSLRESIEYLAGIFNLTDEEKRELLPSGQQAIFDNRVGWAKTYLKKAHLIETTKRGYFRITDQGITVLQQNYQKIDTNFLKQFEEFNEFHLGTKTKKDSTNNSENSELSCLSLNDQIQTPEELLDQLYQKIKDDLKQEILEQIMRCSPEFFERLVIDLLIKMGYGGSKKEAGKAVGKAKDGGIDGIIKEDRLGLDIIYIQAKRWEGTVGRPEIQKFVGALLGQQAKKGIFITTSQFSKEAKEYVAIIDSKIILISGDLLSELLSDYNVGVSVIKSYEIKKIDTDYFTE; encoded by the coding sequence TTGTCAACTATTCAAGCAACTTTTTCTGATAAAATTAACATAAATTACTCTTTTTTTTATCAGATGAGCATTCCTGACTTTCAATCAATTTTGCTTCCTTTGCTGAAATATTCAGGAGATAAACAAGAACATTCTTTGAGAGAGTCTATTGAATATTTAGCTGGTATTTTTAATCTCACTGATGAAGAAAAACGAGAATTATTACCCAGTGGACAACAAGCTATTTTTGATAATCGGGTAGGATGGGCAAAAACGTATCTAAAAAAAGCCCATTTAATAGAAACAACAAAACGAGGATATTTTAGAATAACTGACCAAGGAATAACGGTTCTTCAGCAAAATTATCAAAAAATTGATACAAATTTTCTTAAACAATTTGAAGAGTTTAATGAGTTTCACTTGGGAACTAAGACTAAAAAAGATTCTACTAATAATAGTGAAAATTCAGAATTAAGTTGTTTATCTTTAAATGATCAAATTCAAACACCAGAAGAATTATTAGATCAACTATATCAAAAGATAAAAGATGATTTAAAACAAGAGATTTTAGAACAAATCATGAGATGTTCTCCTGAATTTTTTGAAAGATTGGTTATAGATTTATTAATTAAGATGGGATACGGTGGTTCAAAAAAAGAAGCAGGTAAAGCAGTGGGTAAAGCTAAAGATGGGGGCATTGATGGAATTATTAAAGAAGATAGATTAGGATTAGATATTATTTATATTCAAGCTAAGCGATGGGAAGGAACTGTCGGAAGACCAGAAATCCAAAAATTTGTAGGAGCATTATTAGGACAACAAGCTAAAAAAGGCATTTTTATTACTACTTCTCAATTTAGCAAAGAAGCAAAAGAATATGTTGCTATTATAGACAGTAAAATTATTTTGATTAGTGGAGATCTTTTAAGTGAGTTGTTGAGTGATTACAATGTAGGTGTTTCGGTTATTAAGTCCTATGAAATTAAAAAAATAGATACAGATTATTTTACCGAATAA
- a CDS encoding 2Fe-2S iron-sulfur cluster-binding protein: MNNDNRAFSVTLVNEKKELEKTIEVNSDQYILDIAESQGVNHPSSCRAGCCFDCLGKVLEGTVEQTAKALEFLRPDELKAGYVLLCAASPTSNCKIITHQAEEYLD, from the coding sequence ATGAATAATGACAATAGAGCGTTTTCTGTCACCTTAGTTAATGAAAAGAAAGAACTTGAAAAAACAATTGAAGTCAATTCTGACCAATACATCCTTGATATTGCTGAAAGTCAAGGTGTTAATCATCCTTCTTCTTGTCGTGCCGGGTGTTGCTTTGATTGTTTAGGGAAGGTGTTAGAAGGAACCGTAGAACAAACGGCTAAAGCTTTAGAATTTCTTCGTCCTGATGAACTAAAAGCAGGTTATGTTTTACTTTGCGCTGCTTCTCCTACTTCTAATTGTAAAATTATTACCCATCAGGCAGAAGAGTATTTAGATTAA
- the murJ gene encoding murein biosynthesis integral membrane protein MurJ, which translates to MSDKKKATRSLVGIAGIVAVATLISKIFGLVREQVIAAAFGVGPVVNAYAYAYVIPGFLLILLGGINGPFHSALVSVLAKRDKSEAAPLVETVTTLVSLFLLIITVILIIFAGIFIDLLAPGLDQQAKLIAVQQLQIMAPLALLAGLIGIGFGTLNAADQYWLPSISPLFSSLAVVIGVGVLAWQVGGNLNTPNYLQLGGMVLAGGTLAGGLLQWIAQLIAQNQAGMGKLRFRFNWRLPGVTDVMKVMAPATLSSGMLHINVYTDLFFASFIPNAAAAMRYGNFIVLTPLGIISNMILVPFMPVFSRLTTPENWPELKLRIRQGLLLTALTMLPLTAIFIALATPIIQVIYQRGAFKAADSEIVVPVLMAYGVGMFFYLGRDILVRVFYALGDGETPFRVSIINIVLNGLLDFLFYKPFGTPGIVFATVGVNILSMIIFLGILNRRLHGLPLKEWSIHLLSLTGISVIAGLGTWAVSWGWEQIFGNQNLWLQLLQLTVTMAVAFGLFMILAIQLKLPEVDLLLTRVIQKFNKS; encoded by the coding sequence GTGTCTGACAAAAAAAAAGCCACTCGGTCCCTAGTCGGTATTGCCGGGATTGTGGCCGTCGCAACCCTCATTAGTAAAATCTTTGGCTTAGTCCGAGAACAAGTTATCGCCGCCGCCTTTGGTGTTGGACCCGTTGTTAACGCCTACGCCTACGCCTACGTTATACCAGGTTTTCTCCTCATTCTTCTAGGCGGGATCAATGGACCGTTCCACAGCGCATTAGTCAGTGTCTTGGCAAAACGGGACAAATCCGAGGCCGCTCCCCTAGTCGAAACCGTGACCACCTTGGTTAGCCTTTTTTTGCTAATAATCACGGTGATTCTCATCATTTTTGCCGGAATCTTCATTGACCTTTTAGCCCCCGGACTAGACCAACAGGCTAAACTCATAGCGGTTCAACAACTCCAAATTATGGCACCTTTGGCACTTCTAGCCGGACTTATTGGTATTGGTTTTGGAACCCTTAATGCAGCCGATCAATATTGGCTACCGAGTATTAGTCCTCTCTTTTCGAGCTTAGCTGTTGTCATTGGTGTAGGGGTCTTAGCTTGGCAAGTGGGAGGTAATCTCAATACCCCGAATTATCTGCAACTAGGAGGAATGGTCTTGGCGGGAGGAACCCTGGCCGGGGGACTTTTGCAGTGGATAGCCCAATTAATCGCCCAAAATCAAGCCGGGATGGGAAAATTGCGGTTTCGCTTTAATTGGCGACTTCCAGGGGTTACGGATGTCATGAAGGTGATGGCACCGGCGACTCTTTCATCGGGGATGTTACATATTAATGTTTATACCGATCTTTTCTTTGCCTCTTTTATCCCTAATGCTGCTGCTGCCATGCGTTATGGCAATTTTATTGTTTTAACTCCGTTGGGCATTATTTCTAATATGATTTTGGTGCCGTTTATGCCAGTTTTTTCGCGGTTAACGACCCCAGAAAATTGGCCGGAATTAAAGTTAAGAATCCGTCAAGGATTGTTATTAACAGCTTTAACTATGCTGCCTTTAACTGCGATTTTTATCGCCTTAGCAACTCCAATTATTCAAGTGATTTATCAACGTGGGGCATTTAAAGCAGCAGATTCTGAAATTGTCGTTCCCGTTTTAATGGCCTATGGGGTGGGAATGTTTTTTTATTTAGGTCGAGATATTCTTGTTCGGGTGTTTTATGCGCTGGGTGATGGAGAAACCCCGTTTCGGGTTAGTATTATTAATATTGTTCTCAATGGGTTGCTCGATTTTTTATTCTATAAACCTTTTGGAACCCCAGGGATAGTCTTTGCCACTGTTGGGGTTAATATTTTATCAATGATCATCTTTTTAGGGATTTTAAACCGCCGTCTCCATGGTTTACCCCTAAAAGAATGGTCAATTCATTTACTATCTTTAACCGGAATTAGTGTGATAGCGGGATTAGGAACTTGGGCTGTAAGTTGGGGATGGGAACAGATCTTCGGGAACCAAAATCTATGGCTTCAATTACTACAATTGACTGTCACTATGGCAGTAGCTTTCGGTCTTTTTATGATTCTCGCTATTCAGCTAAAATTGCCGGAAGTTGACCTCTTACTGACTCGTGTTATTCAGAAGTTTAACAAGTCTTAG
- a CDS encoding phycobilisome protein has translation MQTDFEELFYQAEDHYLQAPEIDKVKTQVSLLGERLETYKLLRDQEIAIFQPIADSLLKAFPQETISLIEKAIKHWLCVMRYGAMAMLLNNPDFFRHRLLEWLTDIIHAHEMVTIEQHLYELLEVSLQEKLDGHQFQLIKPFLSQAQTTLLDKKTPVESLRVGETV, from the coding sequence ATGCAAACAGACTTTGAAGAATTGTTTTACCAAGCAGAAGATCATTATCTACAAGCTCCAGAAATTGATAAGGTTAAAACTCAGGTTAGTTTACTAGGTGAACGCTTAGAAACTTATAAACTTTTAAGGGATCAAGAAATTGCCATTTTTCAACCCATTGCTGATAGCCTATTAAAAGCTTTTCCTCAAGAAACTATCTCCCTTATTGAAAAGGCTATTAAACATTGGCTGTGTGTCATGCGTTATGGAGCCATGGCCATGTTATTGAATAATCCTGACTTTTTTCGTCATCGGCTTTTAGAATGGTTAACCGATATTATTCATGCTCATGAAATGGTCACCATTGAACAACATCTCTATGAACTATTAGAAGTCAGTTTACAAGAGAAACTAGATGGACACCAATTTCAGTTAATAAAGCCATTTTTAAGCCAAGCACAGACAACTTTACTAGATAAGAAAACCCCGGTTGAATCTTTAAGAGTAGGTGAAACAGTATGA
- a CDS encoding tetratricopeptide repeat protein produces MEPQVEQSILDEQPSQNSLPMILDICSGIGLFGGVVGSLFNNVALATIPVSIALAMQMANRRQLAVENAQIQQATLVQLNEQINHNQTILSQQISKFQQEIDLYISQQNQDHKKQIKEVSEKLEQNLHQNTMEVKKSIAEAEQEREQISQLTYDLKQHQQQIQIIVSELQQIENFSVVIDGNSHQANTYYERGLSYQKLGNKTGAIQDYTEALHLDSTYAKAYHHRGILLAELGNRKQAVEDLRLAAKYYFEQGDLKGYQQARDLSKEFYEIRHFAEDEIPLNASQEFEHHEQDNQSIEVISVGNLFS; encoded by the coding sequence ATGGAACCACAAGTAGAACAGTCAATATTAGACGAACAACCAAGCCAAAATAGTTTACCAATGATCTTAGATATTTGCTCAGGTATTGGACTTTTTGGTGGAGTCGTTGGTTCTCTCTTTAATAACGTTGCTTTAGCGACTATTCCTGTTTCCATTGCTCTTGCTATGCAAATGGCTAACCGCAGACAACTAGCAGTGGAAAATGCTCAAATTCAACAAGCTACTCTTGTTCAATTAAACGAGCAAATTAATCACAATCAAACGATACTATCTCAACAGATTAGTAAATTTCAACAGGAGATTGATTTGTATATCAGTCAACAAAACCAAGACCATAAAAAGCAAATTAAGGAGGTTTCAGAAAAGCTAGAACAAAACCTTCATCAAAACACGATGGAAGTGAAAAAATCAATTGCTGAAGCTGAGCAAGAACGGGAGCAAATAAGTCAATTGACCTATGATTTAAAGCAACACCAACAACAGATTCAAATCATTGTTAGTGAATTGCAACAAATTGAGAACTTCTCTGTTGTTATTGATGGCAATAGTCATCAGGCTAATACTTATTATGAACGGGGACTCAGTTATCAGAAATTGGGCAATAAAACGGGAGCCATTCAAGATTATACAGAAGCGTTACATCTTGATTCTACCTATGCTAAAGCCTATCACCATCGAGGCATTCTTTTAGCAGAATTAGGCAACCGTAAACAAGCAGTAGAAGATTTACGTCTGGCTGCTAAATACTACTTTGAACAAGGTGATCTTAAGGGTTATCAACAAGCGCGAGATTTAAGCAAGGAATTTTATGAAATTCGTCATTTTGCAGAAGATGAGATCCCTTTGAACGCTTCACAAGAGTTTGAACATCACGAACAAGACAATCAGTCCATAGAAGTTATCTCTGTGGGTAATCTTTTCTCCTAA